One genomic window of Elaeis guineensis isolate ETL-2024a chromosome 2, EG11, whole genome shotgun sequence includes the following:
- the LOC105052439 gene encoding uncharacterized protein codes for MAAEGERGESIEPKNDEEENEMADEGEREESIEPCEESSPNPNPRSVETKVPEVEVHLFRQGRGPIDVFRSKLGGWDQDRLEIQDILDKYGFKSLFAFHPSSGRSAPIRFSARNGRSLLSYSDGSVVLIDGEPKDSLVKPITKILIGTAVLTLLIAVFLKETPEWFQTLTSRFSGGTFPPWILACMVIVFTRLRKRTKNVLKKFGW; via the exons ATGGCCGCCGAAGGCGAGAGGGGAGAATCGATCGAGCCCAAAAACGACGAAGAAGAAAACGAGATGGCCGATGAAGGCGAGAGAGAAGAATCGATCGAGCCCTGCGAAGAATCGtcgccaaaccctaaccctagatcgGTGGAGACCAAGGTCCCGGAGGTGGAGGTCCACCTCTTCCGGCAAGGGCGAGGGCCGATCGACGTCTTCCGATCGAAGCTGGGTGGTTGGGATCAGGACCGCCTCGAAATTCAGGACATCCTCGACAAATATGGATTCAAATCCCTCTTCGCGTTCCATCCCTCCTCCGGGCGGAGCGCACCTATCCGCTTCAGCGCTCGGAACGGCCGCTCCCTTCTCTCCTACTCCGACGGATCCGTCGTCCTCATTGACGGAGAGCCCAAG GATTCATTGGTAAAACCTATTACAAAGATTCTGATCGGGACGGCAGTGTTGACTCTTCTCATAGCCGTGTTCTTGAAAGAAACTCCAGAATGGTTTCAGACATTGACATCGAGATTCTCTGGTGGAACTTTTCCACCATGGATCCTTGCGTGCATGGTTATAGTTTTCACTCGGCTGAGGAAGAGAACTAAGAATGTATTGAAGAAGTTCGGATGGTGA